The following nucleotide sequence is from Lytechinus variegatus isolate NC3 chromosome 12, Lvar_3.0, whole genome shotgun sequence.
AAACTACACCTGACTtacctctgaaaaaaaaagatagctCCCTACaccccgccccccccaaaaaaaaaaaatgtgtatggaACCTTCTTCAACAACCTATCTTTcctgaaaatattttctaaattaaTAGATGAAGAAATTTCAGGTTGCTATTTATCCTCAAATAGTATATTATGTATCTTAGTGAACTACCAATGAATGCATCATGCATGTTATACAATTACATAATACTTcccaaaaaaatgcaattacataactattttttcataaataaatcaatatttcctAAGTGAAAAGAACTACTCAAAGCATCTTGGCAAATGGACATGTATCCATATATTAGCCCAAAGATTGAAAACTGAATTTATAAATAATTCTATAAGAAACTCgaaattgtaaatttataaataaCTCTGTAAGATATTCAAAATTGAGGAACATATACCAATCCTGTTAATAATTACATTGAATCAAGAGTGAAACCAGGTAGATTGATCATCTAAAAAGTTTGAGTAAAACAAGTAAATCAAAGCAAATATTATAatgagaatatattttttttttttgcaaacatCAACATCAAAGAAAGGGACAGTATTCAGAATTGCcatataaattttatttaaaacagtagaatttgcaatttttgtacacaaaatgaTGCTTTCCATGGCCTAAAAATGTGTTTTCCAAGGCTGGCCTAAATCCATGTTTAACATAGCATAAAAAGTCACGAGTATTATGCCATTGTGTTAAGAGTTGCAGATATACATGGGTACATCCTGCCAATGGATATTACCAGGTATTTAATGAGCATTTACATATAATAAATCAACCTATTTGTATGACCAGCCTCCATTTCCCATAATTCTCCACTTTACTAACAATCCATAATAATAAGAGAGCATTCCAACATCTCCATAAGTACTAAATAACACAGACAAGTCATTTCTGTATGGTCCAACATACATACATGAAGAGGTTGGATGCACATATTTTATGGAAGTGCCCAAAatgcaatgcaaaaaaataaaaagaacacaATTTCTCGGGCCTGGTTTCACAAagaatcaacatacatgtatatgacaaaTTGCTACTGGCTACTGGAGTAATTCAAAAGCTAATAAAAAGTAGAGTGGAACTTGCCATTGctaaaaaaacatgaaacatgGCCAGGAAGTAGAAGGCCAATGCTCAAATATTGCCGTCCCATATATCGGTCTTCTGTTTCTTCTCGTCTCTCTTTCGCTCTGGAAGTGTGTAGAATAaggataatgaaaaaaatagaaaaaaatgataaattcatAGAAACAACTCATGGAATCAAATGTCAGGGAATGTGTGATTAGATGACACAGATGACGTTACACTCTAAAGGATTCTCTACAACTTCATGTTAAAATAATGCACATCATTCTTACCTTGATAATTATGCATAGGTAAATGAAGCATGCTGACATTTTCAGGTTTTAACTTTCACTAATTTGTCTTCGTCTCCAATATGTCCATTTTCCATATTACTAATCTCAAAATATGCGTGAATcgtgatattagaccaagtgatgaGGGGACCAAATGCCAGCTTGACCAGATAAACATTAGAAAATAAAGGTCTAAAACCAGAAGTGCAAGGCAATTAAAGAATGAGATCTATTGATGACTGAATTGTAGACATTTACACCAAAGACACATTTAGTCATAGTTAGGCCAGACTCACAGATTTCGGAACTCCAGAGTATCTTTTATCAAATTCTTATTAACATTTTCCGCATTCCAATGTTCTGGCATAAAAAGGGAAAGTCCCACAATAGATTCATTCTAAGggaaacatttttatcttaGCTTACTCACAATAATgacattcaaattcaaacttgatattcaatGAAACTAAACTATATGAATGAGAATGGCATGttgtatttcataattttataaacCATATTCAATGATTTCCACCATAACAAATGTGGCTGGTGGCAACTCTTCAAGacatttaaaggtaaaagacagtagCTGCagcaattattatttcatgagaaagtcatttaattaaagattgagatctggtacattaatgtaaacttatctttgtaaagtcatgaaatcttagctcaaaatcgataaCTCTCATGATCAcgaacacagaaaagcatatgtgggacagtgtattaatattgcttcgaaaacgacccgacatttgatggaattccgttCTTAATTTGCTCATTTTTCAACAAACGCATTTTCTTGCATAACtattttgcacatattttttatatacacatacaaacactttggtggtaacaCCACTGGactctgttcgaactcattttgtgaTCAttacaactggtatttatctttaaaggggaagttcaccctgacaaaaagtttattgtaaaaatagcagaaaaaataataaaaaatattgccgaaggtttgagaaaaattcatcaaataattaaaaagttattagaatttcaattatttgatttgtgacgtcatatgcgagcagcatttctacatagcgaatggtaaaaaatcaataaaatgtcattttctcagaaaattgaaaatggttttcactgtaacttttgtatatcaatagacaaatcatttcacacccgatcatgaaaagaaaacaaaattaagtcatcaggaaccatacaaaatctaaaattcatacattttatattacataacacatggggcagctgctcgtttatgacgtcactaatcccaaattttgaactctaataactttcttaccctttaacagattttcctcaaaccttcaccaatattttttactattttttctgctatttttacaacaaagttttcttcagggtgaacttcccctttaagatgaTGTAAGGAATAAAACCAACTAGGATTAATCCAAATGGGATTAAGATCAATTGCTGATGAATCTAACTTAATCTCTAACCTTTTGCTTCCTTGAGTTTCTGTCTCTCAGCAGCCCTCTGCTCCTTGGTGACATTGCTCTTCACACCCAAGGCATTGGATACCATCCTCCGCGCTGCCAACGAACTGGTTTCCGGGCGTGGTCGGTACGGCTGGATGAATTCCACGGTGGCTTTGGCCTTCTGTTTGGATTGCTTAGAGGCAAGGCAGAGTGGGCGGGTCCGCAGCATGGGATTTTGAAGACAAAGGGCATCGGAAGCTGTTGAAGGAAGAAAGGACACAGATTTATCCAAAGATAAAGAGAGCGGTTTTACAAATATCTTAAGCAAATTATTAATCTGCATGTAAATTCATCtctacaaaattataataaaaaaaataatatacaaatagcgaataggcatgagtgcgatggtgcgagatttcgcatgaggtgaaagaaagatgctatagttgaatagagtgttttttttctttcaccgaatgtgAAATCtagcaccattgcacgaataagaatattcgctatttgtgttgtacaatgtCTCAGACTTTAGTGAAAATATCGGGGAAAAGTGAGATTTTTCTTGCAGTATCTATAGCAAAAAGAAAATCCCACAAGCACACATGACCTCGGGCAGCATTGTGCATGTAGCCAGCAAGCTATGTGCGTATTTAACCTTCATTTACTGAGAGCAATGAATTgaatcgtattgtgacgtcacctcccaaagccgtgcaacggtacattttggatggtacgtcttgcaTGCAATGGTACGAATGTTTgtcattcagcctcccatttgctcgcgtacaacaagctaagtaggcctgtacaatagttataataataataatcacaataataaaagtgataatgataataaaaatattcatcttcTCAAAAGCCCCTATCACATTAGGACAATACAACATCGTTTAATAGTTTACACATATAACATTGCTCTGGTCATTGTATTCTGGCTTGCCAGCAGAGAAcaatctccactccctggggagtattccagcaTTGAGTAGTCAAAGTGCTCTAGTTATAAGCAAGCAACATTGACAAGAAACAGATGAAGAAGAAATGCAAaagctttgaaatttcattactACTTGttaattcctctttttttccctgGGAGAAGGACTGAAAATAACCTATTTTGGAGATTTTTTCTGATACCATCATTAAGCATTGATCAGTAAAAGAAagtatttttgttgaaaaaaggAGTTGTTAATGtactcactggcggatccaggggggatCAAAGtggcctgcccccccccccccccctttgagatgCACTATTAAATTTATATAGTAAAAATGATGTTAAAACAGTATTGTGGCCCctcccttttgaaagtgaagaccttttttttttgcttgtgaatTTTTTGCTAGGGGAaatgtgtcccccccccttttggaaaatcctgtaTCCACCCCTGAATGTACTCACCTACTTGTGCTGATGCAAATACAATCAAGGCATGTGTGTCATCAACCCATTTGATGTCAAATCCTTTGCTCCTAGAATGAAATCACAAAAGATATTTTAGATCAGTCACAGACCTTTGAAATTTACCAtcatgtattttacatgaatatatttatgTGATTTCATAAGAGGTGAGATCAGATTTTCATAATATACATTTACTGCCTTAAAACAGAAATAATATAATTGTAAGTACTGTGAATCTTGTATTATGCACATACAAGAGAAAATGTTGATCAATTGTGATAGAGTTGAACTTTATTTTGATGTTTGACTACAACTTTACGTTCCTAATAATACTTGCAAGAATGAAACAAAAAGGTAgtttaatatcaaaattcattccCAACACAACACATTACAATGGAATGGCAACCTACAGAAAATTTAAACTTTGTaattagaataaaaaacaacatcGAGATCAGTAAGGAGAGCATTACTCACTTGAATGCATTGAACGACATGACTAGATCTTCGGTCTTGAATTCGGCAGGGAAGTCATATGCTTCTACAACATGCTccaattctgtaaaaaaataaaaataataataattaaagaaatacatatcGATAAACCTTAGATCAGGGCAACTCACAGGCCTCCACATCTTTTCTCCTCTACATGCTTCATCATCTGGTTCTACATCTATTGCCTTACTACATCCTTCAAGTCAAGTCATGCCATGTGCCTATATCAATCTCCTAAGCACCCCCTGCTCCTAACCTGACTGACTGCAATGTGCAGTGGAATCTGTACATAATTGCACTCATCTAAATCTTTGCCTAACTTCattcaggcgagacaaaaaagacTTTGTCAAAATCATGACTCACAAAAACTTAACAATCAGAAGTCTACTAACTGCTGCAAGAGCCCTGTAGATCCCTAGATTCCCATATCTCAATAtctttgtttgtgttttttgatatcatattttggtAAAGTATGATGAAAAACCCCCACTAccaaaatttggtgggaatGGGTCCAATGGGGCCTCAGATaagacctcatgaatacataattagccccattttcatcatgctctacctaAATATGGTATAAAAACACTGACatgcaaaaagtgaaaattgatgacATCATACTTTGGTACTCTATTAACTCACTGGTATAATCAGTAGTATCTTTGGGTGAGAAATTGAAGTAATCATGCGCTGGTTCTTTAACCGATACCGATACTCCACCAACAGCATCTGTTATCTAGAATAGAATGATAACAACAAACATGATTTACTATGGAATGGCTTCAGAAAATACTGTTATGTTAACAGATAATTACATTTACCAACGGTTATGGCACAATCAGTAATCACTATGCTTCATCTTAATCATTTATGAAACACATATGGTATTAGGTTCATTTGAAGTATGATCAAAATTGATACAGATATAAATAAATGAGAACATTTATAACAAAGACTTCCAAAAAAGGATGGGCATGAGACCTTTGATGTCTCGACccttagatgacctttgaccccatcattcTCATCCTACCTCTTTGATTTCATCATCCTTTAAGCTGTTCCCTTCCTCATCAAACATGGCATCCCAGgaatcttcctcttcttctccatcATCTCCTTTCTTCACCTCTTCTTTCCCTCCTTCGCTTTCCATCGTCTGTCTTTCCGCTGATTTATCTGTTCTTGACCCGCTACTGTCATCACCACTGCCACACACATCCGTTGATTCCAAACGTGCGGCATCTTCGGCCATTATTCTCTGGTTAGGCAAGGGTCTTTGGTCCTGTGCTGCTACAATGTTGCAGAGTTCACTTTCTGACTGTCCAACTGCAGTCTGGTCGTCAACAAAATTTCTGTCAATATCTTTCACACAATTACTATCACACAGTGTATCCCGAGGTTGTTCTTGTTGAGGATCACAGGCTACACTGTCCAGTGACTCCTTCAGGATACCGTCTGTATTGCTTTCCTGGACAATCTTGTTAGCAGAACTTCCTCTCTCGGGACAACAAGGTGGGACACTCAATGCCACATCACAATGGCTCTCCCTACATTCACTCCCTGATTCAACACTTGTTTCTTTAGCTCCTGGACTGGTGAACACTGACTTTGTTGTGCTTGAGGAAGGTGGCACGCACTGATCAATATCAAGGTCTACAAGCTGATCATTGACTGATGTATTCTCTTGCTCAGTGGGCGAGATGCAGAGGTCATCAATAAATTGTGTCTTTGAGCTTACAGATATATCTGATTCTACTCTTGCTGCTCGACAAGCGACACTCTCTTCAGATAGATTATAGCGATCATTTACTCTAATAGGTTTTTCTGACTGTTGATGAGCAGGCTTCTTTGTTTCAATATCCTGTTTTGCAGACTGTAGATTTTCGGGGGATGCGTTGTTGGTTTGCCGCCCTCTCCTGGGGACATAAAGCTGCTGATCAGGCCGTCTTGACCTTTTCCTGCAAAAGtacaaggaaaacaaaaatacagtataaaatatcatctccatcatcaacATACAGAAAGAATTCATGTTTGTTTTCTATTGCTGTTgtgttttgtgtttattttccttgaagcaccatgagcaccgaaaggtggacttgtgtgctatataagtagccaccatcattattattattattatgtctttCTCAGTTATTCTAAGTTTCTAACCTTATATTAGGAAACAACAGTcacattttgaaaggaataaCTAGCTAATGATATAAAGGAGGCAGTTAAGGACGGTTTGATCTATTGACCTGCATCTTTATACTGaattaaataagaaaatacCTGGATCATGAGTTCATGAATCGTTCATGGCTGCATGGAATTAATATCATTTCAGGACTGGACTTTCTTGTACTGAATATTTTTAGGAATTTTATAGAATGAATTGATTACATACGATACAATAATAGAGCTGGCAACATCATAGTGTTGATATCATTTATACTTTTATGTCAGGTCAAACTTACGTAGTGCGGTCCCTTGGAGTGGTTCTCTTCCTAGGTGTGGCAGAGGTACTCTCCTCCTGATGGTCCTTGAGGTCAGAGGTCAAACCTCCAGGGGTCTGTTGACCCCGCCCCTTAGAAACTGCGATGGAAGGTAAGCTCTTCCGGGTCAGGGATGAAACACTGGTATCCTCAGGACTGTTTGGCATAATCCTGGAAGAAAAATCAAGAGGGTGAAGATTtcaaataaatgtacatgtgaAGATCTTGGGAACGTTCAATGACAGGACTTTAtatattcaattaatttattaatttatttatttatttaattaattatttattcaattatgtatttgtttagttttttttgcatgtcatgACAATGTACACAATGTGAAAAAgtgaaaaagtaaataaaataaatttcacaGAAAAGAGATGTATATGATCATTTACATAAATGATTGTTCAAGATTGGCAGGCATGCAGTGGTATGACAATATAAGCAGATGATTGAGGCGTACATAAATGTACAATTTGAAAATACTTAGAAAGTCAAACTAACTAATGAATACAAacctaaaaaaatcattatgttccacaaaaatacaaatatttacaaaaagttTGTGAGGCATAATAATACTTGAAAATACATTGATCTTGAAGATAAATCAAACAGTATTCAGTACAACAAATAGTGATCTTGTGAGAGGATTACATCTTTAAGACAAGTATGTGTTTAAACCGCACTTTTGAAGGAATGTTtcataatatcattttaataataatatttaataatagggcaagtccaagaattcgcgcgcgttacgtataggacatttcagaggcttcaatgacctgaaaaatagtgttaattgactttgattagattgaataccctcatgatggtagacatctagaacaataatcatggaaaaaatggtgacatatgaccttgacctttttgagagaaaagatgggccgttacgtatgggacgcagaaaaaagacaatttttaaaacatttttttcaagttgagaattctctgaaagtatttcatttgacaacttgtaacttagtgtgatagaatTCACAGtactctagtatatctaaggcaagtttcatgtcataagtcaaatccctctaattacagactctaattaaacaaattaatgacatgttacgtatgggacagttacgtatggaacattttgtccccatagagaacgtacacaattttccccataattaaaaaaattgaaataatttaaaatatggaaataaccaAGGAGTTTCTGTCTTTtcaaatgttctattgagacatattatttgatatgattgaaaaggaaattagccattttaacatttttttcttgtttttcatggtttcatgaatttcttatgtatttctatttttttattttttcatatttttccattttcacaattttttcgcttcaattgttttcattaatcagtatttataacaaatcagtctttaaaaactaaagaaaaggtaaataatcactatttagagcactcttgaaatttttttttctccattcactttgtacacaaatctccccattgacattgtgtgtaaatgtcccatacgtaacaaatttttaattaacttttaattaaaaagtaaactctatttttgaaactttttgtggtataacattttcatactttataaattagaaattcccagagatgcaacaatacaagtattgtattatgagaaataactttaaaaaatcctcaaaatattacgtatgggacattccatccttggacaagacctaatttgcataattaattagatgacaccacttttttccCTCATAAGTAttaagatgttaggggg
It contains:
- the LOC121424867 gene encoding uncharacterized protein LOC121424867, whose amino-acid sequence is MPNSPEDTSVSSLTRKSLPSIAVSKGRGQQTPGGLTSDLKDHQEESTSATPRKRTTPRDRTTKRSRRPDQQLYVPRRGRQTNNASPENLQSAKQDIETKKPAHQQSEKPIRVNDRYNLSEESVACRAARVESDISVSSKTQFIDDLCISPTEQENTSVNDQLVDLDIDQCVPPSSSTTKSVFTSPGAKETSVESGSECRESHCDVALSVPPCCPERGSSANKIVQESNTDGILKESLDSVACDPQQEQPRDTLCDSNCVKDIDRNFVDDQTAVGQSESELCNIVAAQDQRPLPNQRIMAEDAARLESTDVCGSGDDSSGSRTDKSAERQTMESEGGKEEVKKGDDGEEEEDSWDAMFDEEGNSLKDDEIKEITDAVGGVSVSVKEPAHDYFNFSPKDTTDYTKLEHVVEAYDFPAEFKTEDLVMSFNAFKSKGFDIKWVDDTHALIVFASAQVASDALCLQNPMLRTRPLCLASKQSKQKAKATVEFIQPYRPRPETSSLAARRMVSNALGVKSNVTKEQRAAERQKLKEAKERKRDEKKQKTDIWDGNI